The Ziziphus jujuba cultivar Dongzao chromosome 5, ASM3175591v1 genome segment AACCAGTAGTAGACAAACTCCACCGGCCCCACATAAAGCAAAGCTGTGATTACCACTCCGTCTGTTCTTCGTACTGGTTGTATTGCTCCCCATGGAATTATTTTGTATCCTATGTAGAACAAGATCGACGCGAACAATATTTGATCACCCCTGTCCATCCATAAAGaagaacatatttatatatattatatagtctTGCTATGGTTGGCAAAAATATTACCCAtcataacaaaattattattagctTTCGAATTTaattcaaaagttaaaatttaaaaatatagttttggATTTAAATTGAGTTTAatgatatactaaaattttaaaaagtcaaattttactatttctagacttatttaaacttttaaatatatttttaaatatatcaatgGTTAAAATAATAAAGCTAATAAAGAAGGTTATGAAAGTTACATTAAAATAGTCCTTATATGAGAATTCATACATATAATGTGCATCGAAATATGCTAACATGAGATGCAATGTTTCCCACCAAATGGTAAGTGATAATCACTTATCATTGTCTAATCATCATTATTACATATAATAGAATGATTGCTCGATGCCAAGAGATTGGTTGTCCCCCATATAAATTGGGTGACATTCCTGGAagtagcaaaattatatataaaaatatataagaaatttcTCTTATATAAGAATtcattttattagtattaaaagacgttatatatattattggtaaGAGGATAAATTCTAATtggataaaaaaatcaatatgtatatatatatatatatatatacggtttTGACATGGTAAAAGATTTATGATGAAAGACTGTGAAAAACAGTTATTTATAGTCATCGTCAAATCAAGCAATCATGAAAGACAATAATTTATAatcatcaaattgaacaaatcaTATAGGTCTAATAACTATGAATATCTGTATTTTATAGTTTTCTTCTTTAAATTCTTTAGTATATCgtttttatgtgtatatatatatatatatatataaactaaatcaATTTTCATGCATGCAACTGTGAAAAAAGATGCATGCATGCaaatttgattatataataAGCATATACATAATACATATGCATGCATCCATACATgtatacttatatataaatgtaaaaggAATTaggatttaattgtttttacgTACCAATTGCTTTCTCTGTCAACCTGATGAAATTCGAGAGGTCTGTGAAGAATCCTAGTTTTGCCTTTGGCAGTGCGATAGCGGGAAAGAGAAATCCAAATCTGGTTGTGAAGCATCCTTATTAAAGCCAATGGTAAAACCAGCAAATACACAAGGTGGAGTTCTCTTTCTGATCCCTTCATTATGTTTATACATAAATAAGCGCTGTGGACCATCCATGGGGCCAATATCACGTATTTTGTATTTCCATCAAAACCCACATGTAACCACACAAtcaacattaattaatattcatcaaattaatttccacaattcataattgaataaatataattaattaattaatgcaattCTTGTGATAATGAAAAAGATATAGGCATGCATGATGTAATGTTTTCCATCAAAgatatagtttattttattttttgcaataaaaaatatacatgttattatataaatatataagat includes the following:
- the LOC132803703 gene encoding very-long-chain aldehyde decarbonylase CER1-like produces the protein MASKPEILSDWPWKPLGSFKYVILAPWMVHSAYLCINIMKGSERELHLVYLLVLPLALIRMLHNQIWISLSRYRTAKGKTRILHRPLEFHQVDRESNWGDQILFASILFYIGYKIIPWGAIQPVRRTDGVVITALLYVGPVEFVYYWFHRALHHHFLYSRYHSHHHSSIVTEPIS